The DNA region AAGAGGCTTCGATAAGGCCGCCCGCCGATGATCCGTGTTCCCTCATAATCGCCGGCGATGATTCGGTCGTAGGTGTCCTGGGCGTTCATGTAGGGCCCTTCGATAAAGACGACCGGTCCGCGGTAGATCCGATTTGCCAGGAGATTCCGCGCGAACACGTAGGGGCTCGGTCCCACCCGGCGCGCCGCAGCCCAATTCGAATAGTTTTCCGGCGGAAAGTTCCATGTCGCTTCCATCTGCTTGGCGATTGATTCCGCCACGTCCGCTTCCGGAATCCCTGTACGTGAGAGCAGCTTGAAGAGAAAATCCCACTTCTGGTCGTCGTATCTCAGCTCTTCTTCGGAGTAGTTGCCATGGACGAACGCGACAAGCCGGCTTTGCGGAATGAGTTCGGCGCGGGTCGGATGGCTCGACCACTTGTCCGCGTTAAAATGGATGCAAAGCGTCAAATCCGGATTGAGCTTCGCCACCACTTCGGCACGCGCGCGAATTTCGGCGTTTCGATAAAAAAGTCGCTCCTCTTCCCGGACGATCCGTCGCTCCAACTCCGGGGAGAAGCTCGCAGGCAGGACGGACGGCCCGCCCGATGGAAACAGGGAGACGAGAGCTTCCTCGCGCAGGTCGGAAGGGCGAACCGTCGTTACGGGCTCGAATAGCCGCTTGGTCCAGACCACCGTCGCACCCGCGCTCTCCAGGAGCTTGGCCGCGTGCCTGGCGGCGAGCATATTGAGGCTCGCCTCGATGACAGGAGGATCAGAGCCGATCTGAAAGAATCGCTCTTCCATCTTCGCCCAACGACCCCCGATGTGTCCGGGATCTAGGCAGATGACCAATCCACGCAGAGGTTTCGTGCTCGATGTTCCGCCTTTGGCGAGCCTCCAGCCGCTCACCGACGTTGCGCGCAGCGGCAGTTGCGAGTCGACATCCGGGGCCAAGCGAAGCCGATAAAGGAGGCGGCTGTGTTCCTTGTCTGCGAATAAGGTGACCTCGTTGCCGTTAATGATCGTGAACTTCCAAAAGGAGCCATCCGGGCTGAAGAGCGTGTTGACCCAGTGAACGAACTCTTCCCTCGTCATCGTCTCCTGGAAGGCGTCCAGGGCGCTCCAGTCGGGCTCGGGCGCAAGCGGGCTCAGCTCCGCCCGCGACGATAGCGGAGAGAGGCATGCGATCATGACGATCCCGGCCACGGCCAGGCGCCCCCCGATCCCCTCCATTGTCCCGATCTCCATCCAGAAAGTCCGCTCGGCATCCGCGAGAATCGCCTCGCACGCATGGGCGTCCGCGGCTTCTGGCGGCTACGTCGCCCCCGTCGCTCG from Methylacidimicrobium sp. AP8 includes:
- a CDS encoding N-acetylmuramoyl-L-alanine amidase, which translates into the protein MEIGTMEGIGGRLAVAGIVMIACLSPLSSRAELSPLAPEPDWSALDAFQETMTREEFVHWVNTLFSPDGSFWKFTIINGNEVTLFADKEHSRLLYRLRLAPDVDSQLPLRATSVSGWRLAKGGTSSTKPLRGLVICLDPGHIGGRWAKMEERFFQIGSDPPVIEASLNMLAARHAAKLLESAGATVVWTKRLFEPVTTVRPSDLREEALVSLFPSGGPSVLPASFSPELERRIVREEERLFYRNAEIRARAEVVAKLNPDLTLCIHFNADKWSSHPTRAELIPQSRLVAFVHGNYSEEELRYDDQKWDFLFKLLSRTGIPEADVAESIAKQMEATWNFPPENYSNWAAARRVGPSPYVFARNLLANRIYRGPVVFIEGPYMNAQDTYDRIIAGDYEGTRIIGGRPYRSLFAEYGEILARGVTAWAAGSTSTVVSH